A portion of the Sphaerochaeta pleomorpha str. Grapes genome contains these proteins:
- a CDS encoding GIY-YIG nuclease family protein, protein MDINKKKLIEQYKMRKPRMGCFALVCNPTGEKFIGAAKDLSIIENSLLFRLSVGALGQNPYLQTLYAKYGQDAFSLSILEDLPYDKEHPDKDYKSELNTLKELLIESNENAKELLI, encoded by the coding sequence ATGGATATAAACAAGAAAAAGCTTATCGAGCAGTACAAGATGAGAAAACCCCGCATGGGATGTTTTGCTTTGGTCTGCAATCCGACAGGAGAAAAATTCATCGGGGCAGCAAAGGATTTGTCCATTATAGAGAATTCCTTGCTCTTCAGGTTATCGGTTGGAGCTTTGGGCCAGAATCCCTATTTGCAGACGTTGTATGCAAAGTATGGGCAAGATGCTTTCTCCCTGTCGATTTTGGAGGACTTGCCGTACGATAAAGAACATCCTGATAAAGACTATAAAAGTGAACTCAATACGCTCAAAGAACTGTTGATCGAGTCCAATGAAAACGCAAAGGAGCTATTAATATGA
- a CDS encoding DUF6530 family protein — protein MNIPTSLKHKPVIVSDNYDNVDGQHAYDSDAKGLSVGLAQWNDRGNVEFSAKVWRYTGEKWSRQSEELPLNRVLDLAILVCRTSQYFQSAYRFPKFYDPQNPQIDRIGMQGDAMDVKVCMDNPFIDTDIKLLGDYIGQNGEMLGERFSILSAMLKEMGY, from the coding sequence ATGAATATACCTACAAGTTTGAAACACAAACCGGTAATCGTGAGTGATAATTATGACAATGTTGATGGGCAGCACGCCTACGATTCTGACGCTAAGGGCTTGTCAGTTGGCTTGGCTCAGTGGAACGACCGTGGGAATGTTGAATTCTCAGCCAAGGTGTGGCGCTATACAGGTGAAAAGTGGTCCAGACAGAGTGAAGAATTGCCGCTTAACCGCGTCCTTGATTTAGCTATCCTGGTATGTCGTACCAGCCAGTATTTCCAATCTGCCTACAGATTCCCGAAATTCTATGACCCACAGAACCCTCAGATCGATAGGATCGGGATGCAGGGGGATGCCATGGATGTCAAAGTCTGCATGGATAACCCGTTTATTGATACCGATATCAAATTGCTTGGTGACTATATCGGACAAAACGGGGAAATGCTTGGTGAACGATTCAGCATTCTCTCTGCAATGCTCAAGGAAATGGGATATTGA
- the udp gene encoding uridine phosphorylase — MSDYMNGTGIQYHLHIQKGDVGRYVILPGDPKRVPLIAKYLEDAHQIADSREFVTYTGFLDGQKVSVTSTGIGGPSASIAMEELFACGADTFIRMGTCGGIALPVMGGDVVIATGAIRMEGTSREYAPIEFPAVAHFDVVTALAKAAKELGKKHHIGVVQCKDSFYGQHSPSIMPVSYELENKWEAWKRLGVLASEMESAAMFVVAARLGARCGSEFFVVGNQERELLGMDNPKLHDTEDAIKVAIQGIRNLIAMDTATEVSAN; from the coding sequence ATGTCAGACTATATGAATGGAACAGGTATCCAATATCATTTGCATATACAAAAAGGAGATGTCGGCCGTTATGTCATTCTTCCCGGGGATCCCAAAAGGGTACCGCTTATTGCAAAATACCTTGAAGATGCTCACCAAATTGCCGATAGCCGGGAATTTGTTACCTATACAGGTTTTTTGGATGGTCAGAAGGTTAGCGTAACCTCTACGGGTATCGGCGGGCCTTCGGCGTCCATCGCAATGGAAGAGCTTTTCGCCTGCGGTGCAGACACCTTTATACGCATGGGGACTTGCGGGGGTATCGCATTGCCGGTTATGGGCGGCGATGTTGTCATTGCAACTGGGGCCATCAGGATGGAAGGGACAAGCAGGGAATATGCGCCTATTGAATTTCCGGCAGTTGCTCATTTCGATGTAGTCACAGCCTTGGCTAAGGCTGCCAAGGAGCTAGGAAAGAAACACCATATTGGGGTTGTGCAGTGCAAAGATTCCTTCTATGGACAACATTCTCCCTCCATCATGCCTGTCTCCTACGAATTGGAGAATAAATGGGAAGCATGGAAAAGACTTGGCGTACTCGCCAGTGAAATGGAAAGCGCAGCGATGTTCGTGGTTGCTGCACGCCTTGGAGCTCGCTGCGGCAGTGAGTTTTTCGTAGTGGGAAACCAGGAACGTGAATTGCTCGGGATGGATAACCCGAAGCTCCATGATACCGAGGATGCAATTAAGGTAGCCATACAGGGTATCAGGAATCTGATTGCCATGGATACAGCAACCGAGGTATCTGCAAACTGA